One window of Lagenorhynchus albirostris chromosome 16, mLagAlb1.1, whole genome shotgun sequence genomic DNA carries:
- the SLF2 gene encoding SMC5-SMC6 complex localization factor protein 2 isoform X2 — protein sequence MTRRCMPARPGFPSSPAPGSSPPRCHLRPGSTAPAAAGKRTESPGDRYRAEGLRRGRVAGARVYEGGLRTAALPVPAILRELRPPRPGPGKPPPRLRAGAAGSWSLLFCSWDAVLGLVTTAWMATDHPP from the coding sequence ATGACAAGGCGCTGCATGCCCGCTAGGCCAGGTTTCCCCTCATCCCCAGCCCCGGGGTCGTCGCCCCCGCGCTGCCATCTGAGACCCGGTAGTACCGCCCCTGCTGCAGCGGGAAAGAGAACAGAGAGTCCTGGGGACAGGTACCGTGCAGAGGGCTTGAGAAGGGGCCGGGTCGCGGGGGCAAGGGTATATGAGGGAGGACTGCGGACGGCCGCTCTTCCAGTTCCCGCCATCCTCCGCGAGCTCAGGCCTCCGCGTCCGGGGCCTGGCAAACCACCGCCCCGCCTCCGCGCGGGGGCTGCTGGGAGCTGGAGTCTTCTTTTCTGTAGTTGGGACGCTGTTCTTGGTCTAGTGACCACAGCCTGGATGGCTACGGACCACCCGCCTTAG